The sequence below is a genomic window from Methylotuvimicrobium sp. KM2.
AGCATTTTGCAATTTTTTGAGTATGGCCTTTGCCAAATTTTCATTGATTTCGTTATGCCGGGGAACCGGTTGGGATTGCTTGGTTTGTGGATTCGTGTACCAATCGTGCCGACCACCGTTACGCACAAGAATACAGCCCATGTTTTCAAGCGCCTTGATCAAATCGCGCCTCTTCATTCAGGCGACCAACAATTCTTCGACTTTACGGA
It includes:
- a CDS encoding type II toxin-antitoxin system HicA family toxin, translated to MKRRDLIKALENMGCILVRNGGRHDWYTNPQTKQSQPVPRHNEINENLAKAILKKLQNA